The following proteins are co-located in the Vigna unguiculata cultivar IT97K-499-35 chromosome 9, ASM411807v1, whole genome shotgun sequence genome:
- the LOC114164171 gene encoding uncharacterized protein LOC114164171 — translation MATASQKATPPLPPPPSSSCCPAADSAAIPRSAAPPQEWNAATDVPLIRPVDSSTNASAAKGVTAMPRPQSSHPLDPLTSAEISVAVATVRAAGATPELRDSMRFIEVVLLEPDKNVVALADAYFFPPFQPSLLPRTRGGPLIPAKLPPRCARLVVYNKKSNETSIWIVELSQVHAVTRGGHHRGKVISSHVVPDVQPPMDAEEYAECEAIVKSFPPFIEAMKKRGIEDMDLVMVDPWCVGYYSEADAPGRRLAKPLIFCQSESDCPMENGYARPVEGIYVLVDMQNMVVIEFEDRKLVPLPPVDPLRNYTPGETRGGSDRSDVKPLQIIQPEGPSFRVNGYFVEWQKWNFRIGFTPKEGLVIYSVAYVDGSHGRRPVAHRLSFVEMVVPYGDPNDPHYRKNAFDAGEDGLGKNAHSLKKGCDCLGYIKYFDAHFTNFTGGVETIENCVCLHEEDHGILWKHQDWRTGLAEVRRSRRLTVSFMCTVANYEYGFFWHFYQDGRIEAEVKLTGILSLGALLPGEFRKYGTMIAPGLYAPVHQHFFVARMDMSVDSKPGEALNQVVEVNMKIEEPGENNVHNNAFYAEETLLRSELEAMRDCNSLTARHWIVRNTRTCNRTGQLTGYKLVPGSNCLPLAGSEAKFLRRAAFLKHNFWVTTYSRNEMFPGGEFPNQNPRVGEGLATWVKQNRSLEETNIVLWYVFGITHVPRLEDWPVMPVEHIGFMLTPHGFFNCSPAVDVPPNACEMDSKDNDIKDNGSSKPIPSGLTAKL, via the exons ATGGCCACAGCTTCGCAAAAGGCGACGCCACCACTACCGCCGCCGCCGTCCTCTTCTTGCTGTCCCGCCGCCGACTCCGCCGCCATTCCCCGTTCCGCCGCCCCGCCGCAAGAGTGGAACGCCGCCACCGACGTCCCTCTCATTCGTCCCGTCGATTCCTCCACCAATGCCTCTGCTGCCAAGG GAGTCACTGCAATGCCAAGGCCCCAGTCCAGCCACCCTTTGGACCCTTTAACTTCTGCTGAAATATCAGTGGCCGTGGCAACTGTGAGGGCCGCTGGAGCTACTCCTGAG CTTAGAGATAGTATGCGCTTCATTGAAGTAGTTTTACTGGAGCCCGATAAAAATGTTGTTGCACTGGCAGATGCATATTTCTTTCCGCCTTTCCAACCATCATTACTTCCCAGAACTAGAGGAGGACCTCTAATTCCAGCCAAACTCCCTCCAAGATGTGCTAGACTTGTTGTTTACAATAAGAAATCTAACGAGACTAGTATATGGATTGTTGAGTTGTCACAAGTACATGCCGTAACTCGAGGTGGTCATCACCGAGGAAAAGTAATTTCATCACATGTTGTTCCTGATGTTCAGCCTCCAATG GATGCTGAGGAATATGCAGAATGTGAGGCTATAGTCAAAAGTTTTCCCCCATTTATAGAGGCTATGAAGAAAAGGGGTATTGAAGACATGGACCTTGTAATGGTCGATCCCTG GTGTGTTGGTTATTATAGTGAAGCAGATGCTCCTGGGAGAAGACTTGCTAAACCCCTCATATTTTGTCAATCTGAGAGTGACTGCCCCATGGAAAATGGCTATGCCCGCCCAGTTGAGGGTATCTATGTTCTTGTTGATATGCAAAACATGGTGGTGATAGAGTTTGAAGATCGTAAACTTGTTCCCCTTCCACCAGTTGATCCCTTGAGGAATTATACTCCGGGTGAAACCAGAGGTGGCTCTGATAGAAGTGATGTAAAACCGTTGCAAATTATTCAGCCTGAAGGTCCAAGCTTCCGTGTCAATGGTTATTTTGTTGAATGGCAGAAG TGGAATTTTCGTATTGGATTCACACCCAAAGAAGGTTTGGTTATATATTCTGTTGCATATGTTGATGGTAGTCATGGGCGAAGGCCTGTTGCTCATAGGCTGAGTTTTGTGGAGATGGTTGTTCCGTATGGAGATCCCAACGACCCACATTATCGGAAAAATGCTTTTGATGCTGGGGAAGATGGCTTGGGAAAAAATGCACATTCCCTCAAGAAG GGATGTGATTGTTTGGGCTACATCAAGTATTTTGATGCTCACTTCACTAATTTCACTGGTGGGGTGGAAACAATAGAAAACTGTGTATGTTTACATGAAGAGGATCACGGAATTCTCTGGAAGCATCAAGACTGGAGAACTGGCTTAGCAGAAGTCCGAAGATCTAGGAGACTTACTGTATCTTTCATGTGTACTGTGGCTAACTATGAGTATGGATTTTTTTGGCACTTTTATCAG GATGGAAGGATTGAAGCTGAAGTCAAGCTTACTGGAATTCTTAGCCTAGGGGCCTTGCTGCCTGGAGAGTTTAGAAAATATGGAACCATGATTGCACCTGGTCTATATGCACCAGTTCATCAACACTTTTTTGTTGCTCGTATGGACATGTCTGTTGATTCTAAACCAGGTGAAGCCTTGAATCAG GTTGTGGAGGTTAATATGAAAATTGAGGAACCAGGTGAGAATAATGTTCATAACAATGCTTTCTATGCTGAAGAGACTTTGCTCAGATCTGAACTGGAAGCCATGCGAGATTGTAATTCTTTGACCGCTCGACATTGGATT GTAAGGAACACCAGAACATGCAATAGAACTGGCCAGTTGACGGGATACAAGCTGGTACCTGGTTCAAACTGCTTACCATTGGCAGGTTCGGAAGCCAAGTTTTTAAGAAGAGCTGCTTTCTTGAAGCATAATTTTTGGGTAACAACATATTCACGTAATGAGATGTTTCCTGGAGGAGAGTTTCCAAATCAAAATCCGCGTGTTGGTGAAGGACTAGCAACATGGGTTAAGCAGAACCGATCTTTGGAAGAAACTAATATAGTTCTTTG GTATGTATTTGGAATCACACATGTTCCCCGTTTAGAAGACTGGCCGGTTATGCCAGTAGAGCACATTGGTTTTATGCTCACG CCTCATGGATTCTTCAATTGTTCCCCTGCAGTAGACGTCCCACCTAATGCATGCGAAATGGATTCTAAAGATAATGACATTAAGGATAATGGTTCTTCGAAGCCAATTCCGAGTGGGTTGACGGCGAAGCTTTAG